In one window of Gouania willdenowi chromosome 8, fGouWil2.1, whole genome shotgun sequence DNA:
- the aldh3b1 gene encoding aldehyde dehydrogenase family 3 member B1 isoform X2 — MDAHQKVLERVRTAFHSGQTLTEQFRRTQLMKLMAMIKENQDEIVKALHSDLKKPKFEAVLSEVDILLNDLTFTISNLSSWMQPESASTNLATKLDDCFIRREPLGVVLIIGSWNYPLQLLLLPMVGAIAAGNCVILKPSEVSATTGSLVAELVPKYLSQECYAVIRGGAEETQELLKNRFDHIFFTGSKGVARSILQAASLHFTPVTLELGGKSPCVVYGPVNMTAAARRLVWAKFFNAGQSCVAPDYILCTSSTRDLLLPALKEALWEFYGEDPRTCPDLCRIVSPQHWTRLRALLEKTRGRIVIGGESDQEDKYMAPTVVVDVSEDDALMAEEILGPILPILSVESVEEAIALINRGQKPLALYVFSEESSVVKTVLEKTSSGGFCSNDGIVHMTLPSLPFGGVGASGWGSYHGRWGFETFSHRRACMLRGWALERFNTLRYPPYSDGKLGWLRWTTSAHSCVLM, encoded by the exons ATGGATGCTCATCAGAAGGTGTTGGAGCGTGTGAGGACGGCGTTTCATTCCGGTCAGACCCTGACGGAGCAGTTTCGCCGCACTCAGCTGATGAAGCTCATGGCCATGATCAAAGAGAATCAGGATGAGATCGTGAAGGCTCTGCACAGCGACCTGAAGAAA CCGAAGTTTGAAGCCGTCCTGTCCGAGGTGGACATCCTGCTCAATGACTTGACCTTCACCATCAGCAACCTGTCCAGCTGGATGCAGCCCGAGTCAGCTAGCACCAACCTG GCCACGAAGCTGGACGACTGCTTCATTCGTAGGGAGCCGTTGGGAGTGGTGTTGATCATCGGGTCGTGGAACTACCCTctgcagctcctcctcctccccatgGTGGGGGCCATTGCTGCAG GGAACTGTGTGATCCTCAAGCCTTCAGAGGTCAGCGCCACCACAGGCAGCCTTGTCGCGGAGCTTGTCCCCAAATATCTGTCCCAG GAATGCTATGCTGTGATTCgtggaggagcagaggaaaCTCAAGAGCTGCTGAAGAACAGATTTGACCACATCTTCTTCACAG GCTCTAAGGGCGTGGCCCGCAGCATCCTTCAGGCTGCATCCCTGCACTTCACCCCTGTGACCCTGGAGCTGGGAGGAAAGTCTCCCTGTGTGGTTTACGGACCGGTCAACATGACGGCCGCGGCTCGTCGTTTGGTCTGGGCCAAGTTTTTCAATGCAGGCCAGAGCTGCGTGGCTCCAGACTACATCCTGTGCACCTCCAGCACACGGGACCTCCTGCTTCCTGCTCTGAAAGAGGCTCTGTGGGAATTCTACGGAGAAGATCCACGGACCTGTCCAGACCTGTGCCGCATCGTGTCCCCCCAACACTGGACTCGTCTCCGAGCCCTGTTGGAGAAGACACGAGGGAGGATCGTGATTGGAGGAGAGAGCGACCAGGAGGACAAGTACATGG CTCCCACAGTAGTGGTGGATGTTTCTGAGGATGACGCTCTGATGGCAGAGGAGATCCTTGGTCCCATTCTGCCCATCCTCTCCGTGGAGTCTGTGGAGGAAGCCATCGCCCTGATCAACAGAGGACAGAAGCCTCTGGCTCTGTACGTGTTCTCTGAGGAGTCGTCT GTGGTGAAAACGGTGCTGGAGAAGACGAGCAGCGGAGGGTTCTGCTCCAACGACGGCATCGTTCACATGACGCTGCCGAGCCTGCCCTTTGGAGGCGTGG GTGCCAGTGGGTGGGGCAGCTACCATGGACGCTGGGGCTTTGAGACGTTCAGCCACCGCCGTGCGTGCATGCTGCGAGGCTGGGCCTTAGAGAGGTTCAATACTCTGAGATACCCGCCTTACAGCGACGGGAAGCTGGGCTGGCTGAGGTGGACCACCTCAGCACACAGCTGTGTGCTTATGTAA
- the aldh3b1 gene encoding aldehyde dehydrogenase family 3 member B1 isoform X1, with product MYLCHLPTNTWSSSSFTACRLPSPSHLNSQLVSKGSEPSTCFLLLIHCPLVDAHQPKFEAVLSEVDILLNDLTFTISNLSSWMQPESASTNLATKLDDCFIRREPLGVVLIIGSWNYPLQLLLLPMVGAIAAGNCVILKPSEVSATTGSLVAELVPKYLSQECYAVIRGGAEETQELLKNRFDHIFFTGSKGVARSILQAASLHFTPVTLELGGKSPCVVYGPVNMTAAARRLVWAKFFNAGQSCVAPDYILCTSSTRDLLLPALKEALWEFYGEDPRTCPDLCRIVSPQHWTRLRALLEKTRGRIVIGGESDQEDKYMAPTVVVDVSEDDALMAEEILGPILPILSVESVEEAIALINRGQKPLALYVFSEESSVVKTVLEKTSSGGFCSNDGIVHMTLPSLPFGGVGASGWGSYHGRWGFETFSHRRACMLRGWALERFNTLRYPPYSDGKLGWLRWTTSAHSCVLM from the exons ATGTATCTCTGTCACCTTCCAACCAACACTTGGTCGTCCTCATCCTTCACAGCATGTCGTTTACCTTCTCCCTCACATCTTAACTCTCAGCTTGTATCCAAAGGTTCAGAACCGTCCACATGTTTTCTGCTCCTGATTCATTGTCCTCTTGTTGATGCACATCAGCCGAAGTTTGAAGCCGTCCTGTCCGAGGTGGACATCCTGCTCAATGACTTGACCTTCACCATCAGCAACCTGTCCAGCTGGATGCAGCCCGAGTCAGCTAGCACCAACCTG GCCACGAAGCTGGACGACTGCTTCATTCGTAGGGAGCCGTTGGGAGTGGTGTTGATCATCGGGTCGTGGAACTACCCTctgcagctcctcctcctccccatgGTGGGGGCCATTGCTGCAG GGAACTGTGTGATCCTCAAGCCTTCAGAGGTCAGCGCCACCACAGGCAGCCTTGTCGCGGAGCTTGTCCCCAAATATCTGTCCCAG GAATGCTATGCTGTGATTCgtggaggagcagaggaaaCTCAAGAGCTGCTGAAGAACAGATTTGACCACATCTTCTTCACAG GCTCTAAGGGCGTGGCCCGCAGCATCCTTCAGGCTGCATCCCTGCACTTCACCCCTGTGACCCTGGAGCTGGGAGGAAAGTCTCCCTGTGTGGTTTACGGACCGGTCAACATGACGGCCGCGGCTCGTCGTTTGGTCTGGGCCAAGTTTTTCAATGCAGGCCAGAGCTGCGTGGCTCCAGACTACATCCTGTGCACCTCCAGCACACGGGACCTCCTGCTTCCTGCTCTGAAAGAGGCTCTGTGGGAATTCTACGGAGAAGATCCACGGACCTGTCCAGACCTGTGCCGCATCGTGTCCCCCCAACACTGGACTCGTCTCCGAGCCCTGTTGGAGAAGACACGAGGGAGGATCGTGATTGGAGGAGAGAGCGACCAGGAGGACAAGTACATGG CTCCCACAGTAGTGGTGGATGTTTCTGAGGATGACGCTCTGATGGCAGAGGAGATCCTTGGTCCCATTCTGCCCATCCTCTCCGTGGAGTCTGTGGAGGAAGCCATCGCCCTGATCAACAGAGGACAGAAGCCTCTGGCTCTGTACGTGTTCTCTGAGGAGTCGTCT GTGGTGAAAACGGTGCTGGAGAAGACGAGCAGCGGAGGGTTCTGCTCCAACGACGGCATCGTTCACATGACGCTGCCGAGCCTGCCCTTTGGAGGCGTGG GTGCCAGTGGGTGGGGCAGCTACCATGGACGCTGGGGCTTTGAGACGTTCAGCCACCGCCGTGCGTGCATGCTGCGAGGCTGGGCCTTAGAGAGGTTCAATACTCTGAGATACCCGCCTTACAGCGACGGGAAGCTGGGCTGGCTGAGGTGGACCACCTCAGCACACAGCTGTGTGCTTATGTAA
- the aldh3b1 gene encoding aldehyde dehydrogenase family 3 member B1 isoform X3: MVGAIAAGNCVILKPSEVSATTGSLVAELVPKYLSQECYAVIRGGAEETQELLKNRFDHIFFTGSKGVARSILQAASLHFTPVTLELGGKSPCVVYGPVNMTAAARRLVWAKFFNAGQSCVAPDYILCTSSTRDLLLPALKEALWEFYGEDPRTCPDLCRIVSPQHWTRLRALLEKTRGRIVIGGESDQEDKYMAPTVVVDVSEDDALMAEEILGPILPILSVESVEEAIALINRGQKPLALYVFSEESSVVKTVLEKTSSGGFCSNDGIVHMTLPSLPFGGVGASGWGSYHGRWGFETFSHRRACMLRGWALERFNTLRYPPYSDGKLGWLRWTTSAHSCVLM, encoded by the exons atgGTGGGGGCCATTGCTGCAG GGAACTGTGTGATCCTCAAGCCTTCAGAGGTCAGCGCCACCACAGGCAGCCTTGTCGCGGAGCTTGTCCCCAAATATCTGTCCCAG GAATGCTATGCTGTGATTCgtggaggagcagaggaaaCTCAAGAGCTGCTGAAGAACAGATTTGACCACATCTTCTTCACAG GCTCTAAGGGCGTGGCCCGCAGCATCCTTCAGGCTGCATCCCTGCACTTCACCCCTGTGACCCTGGAGCTGGGAGGAAAGTCTCCCTGTGTGGTTTACGGACCGGTCAACATGACGGCCGCGGCTCGTCGTTTGGTCTGGGCCAAGTTTTTCAATGCAGGCCAGAGCTGCGTGGCTCCAGACTACATCCTGTGCACCTCCAGCACACGGGACCTCCTGCTTCCTGCTCTGAAAGAGGCTCTGTGGGAATTCTACGGAGAAGATCCACGGACCTGTCCAGACCTGTGCCGCATCGTGTCCCCCCAACACTGGACTCGTCTCCGAGCCCTGTTGGAGAAGACACGAGGGAGGATCGTGATTGGAGGAGAGAGCGACCAGGAGGACAAGTACATGG CTCCCACAGTAGTGGTGGATGTTTCTGAGGATGACGCTCTGATGGCAGAGGAGATCCTTGGTCCCATTCTGCCCATCCTCTCCGTGGAGTCTGTGGAGGAAGCCATCGCCCTGATCAACAGAGGACAGAAGCCTCTGGCTCTGTACGTGTTCTCTGAGGAGTCGTCT GTGGTGAAAACGGTGCTGGAGAAGACGAGCAGCGGAGGGTTCTGCTCCAACGACGGCATCGTTCACATGACGCTGCCGAGCCTGCCCTTTGGAGGCGTGG GTGCCAGTGGGTGGGGCAGCTACCATGGACGCTGGGGCTTTGAGACGTTCAGCCACCGCCGTGCGTGCATGCTGCGAGGCTGGGCCTTAGAGAGGTTCAATACTCTGAGATACCCGCCTTACAGCGACGGGAAGCTGGGCTGGCTGAGGTGGACCACCTCAGCACACAGCTGTGTGCTTATGTAA